In Hemibagrus wyckioides isolate EC202008001 linkage group LG21, SWU_Hwy_1.0, whole genome shotgun sequence, the following proteins share a genomic window:
- the amigo3 gene encoding amphoterin-induced protein 3 isoform X1: MLCAQGVAAHLMLSSLLLQLARASLPAGCLKVSDILSCSNLGLKWIPKELPVTAATLDFNHNHLARLEEDSFAGLPHLVTLRLAHNHLSNLSPGTFRNASGLRHLDLSSNQLNKVDNHYFQELVRMEELLLFNNHIVRVESQALISLSNLHKVYLSHNRLTDFPFFSIQEHSHPFLVTLDLSSNRMPKLPVEDIAALPASIQGGLFLHNNSLICECAMYSMFKQWEQKNFISVRDYQVEHTCLVYGEPRASVQFLKHTRFFENCTVKEQIQLGETENMKVDAGDSVLLECKTSLKGQQLTYKWVSPHKEYIVLPGNNDTMRMYANGSLEITAVRIEDSGVYWCMALDHQHSRNETWEVTITVTTHSHDPEPFNTGFTTLLGCVVSLVLVLIYLYLTPCHCWCRKQPLPATPSPANECSAQSSILTPTPPATTEGPGRKVSNNKHVVFLEPIKEVQNGRPKEALISENPKVQVLRNNVDSFNSVFSDTTIVA; encoded by the coding sequence ATGCTGTGTGCTCAGGGTGTGGCCGCCCATCTGATGCTTAGCTCGCTCCTGTTGCAATTGGCCAGGGCTAGCTTACCTGCTGGCTGCCTTAAAGTATCAGACATCCTAAGCTGCAGCAATCTCGGACTGAAGTGGATACCGAAAGAGTTACCGGTAACAGCCGCCACCTTGGATTTCAACCACAACCATCTGGCCAGGTTAGAGGAAGACAGCTTTGCTGGACTCCCCCATCTGGTAACCCTGCGGCTGGCCCACAATCACCTGAGCAACCTTTCCCCCGGAACCTTCCGGAACGCAAGCGGTCTGCGCCACCTTGACCTTTCATCCAATCAGCTGAACAAGGTGGATAATCATTACTTCCAAGAGCTTGTGAGAATGGAGGAGTTGCTTCTCTTCAATAATCATATAGTTagagtggaaagccaagcactGATCAGCCTGAGCAACCTGCACAAGGTCTACCTCAGCCATAATCGTCTGACCGACTTCCCCTTCTTCTCCATTCAGGAGCACAGCCATCCTTTTCTTGTTACGCTGGACCTAAGCTCTAACCGTATGCCCAAGTTACCTGTTGAGGACATTGCAGCGTTGCCAGCTTCGATTCAAGGTGGACTATTCTTGCACAACAACAGCCTGATCTGTGAGTGTGCAATGTATAGCATGTTCAAACAATGGGAGCAAAAAAACTTCATTTCAGTCAGGGATTACCAAGTGGAGCATACATGCTTAGTATACGGGGAACCTCGAGCCTCAGTGCAGTTCCTTAAACACACTCGCTTCTTTGAAAACTGCACTGTAAAGGAACAGATCCAGTTGGGGGAAACAGAGAATATGAAAGTGGACGCAGGAGACTCGGTGTTGCTGGAATGTAAGACTTCACTGAAGGGGCAACAGCTTACCTACAAGTGGGTATCTCCTCACAAGGAATATATTGTGCTGCCAGGCAACAATGATACAATGCGAATGTATGCAAATGGAAGCCTGGAGATCACAGCGGTGCGAATAGAGGACTCTGGCGTGTACTGGTGCATGGCATTGGACCACCAACATTCCCGGAACGAGACATGGGAGGTTACCATCACTGTGACGACGCATTCTCACGATCCTGAGCCCTTCAACACCGGCTTTACTACCCTGCTAGGATGTGTGGTTAGCCTGGTACTGGTTCTTATATACCTTTATCTGACGCCCTGCCACTGCTGGTGCCGTAAGCAGCCACTGCCTGCAACACCAAGTCCAGCAAATGAATGCAGCGCCCAGTCTTCAATCCTGACGCCTACACCACCTGCCACCACGGAGGGTCCCGGCCGCAAGGTCAGTAACAACAAGCATGTGGTCTTTCTGGAGCCCATCAAGGAGGTACAAAACGGGAGGCCCAAAGAGGCACTGATCTCCGAGAATCCAAAGGTGCAAGTACTACGAAACAATGTTGACTCTTTCAACTCGGTCTTTTCAGACACCACTATTGTGGCATAG
- the amigo3 gene encoding amphoterin-induced protein 3 isoform X2 — protein sequence MLCAQGVAAHLMLSSLLLQLARASLPAGCLKVSDILSCSNLGLKWIPKELPVTAATLDFNHNHLARLEEDSFAGLPHLVTLRLAHNHLSNLSPGTFRNASGLRHLDLSSNQLNKVDNHYFQELVRMEELLLFNNHIVRVESQALISLSNLHKVYLSHNRLTDFPFFSIQEHSHPFLVTLDLSSNRMPKLPVEDIAALPASIQGGLFLHNNSLICECAMYSMFKQWEQKNFISVRDYQVEHTCLVYGEPRASVQFLKHTRFFENCTVKEQIQLGETENMKVDAGDSVLLECKTSLKGQQLTYKWVSPHKEYIVLPGNNDTMRMYANGSLEITAVRIEDSGVYWCMALDHQHSRNETWEVTITVTTHSHDPEPFNTGFTTLLGCVVSLVLVLIYLYLTPCHCWCRKQPLPATPSPANECSAQSSILTPTPPATTEGPGRKVCHFSRSSGKHSLTPDIWITLSTPQ from the coding sequence ATGCTGTGTGCTCAGGGTGTGGCCGCCCATCTGATGCTTAGCTCGCTCCTGTTGCAATTGGCCAGGGCTAGCTTACCTGCTGGCTGCCTTAAAGTATCAGACATCCTAAGCTGCAGCAATCTCGGACTGAAGTGGATACCGAAAGAGTTACCGGTAACAGCCGCCACCTTGGATTTCAACCACAACCATCTGGCCAGGTTAGAGGAAGACAGCTTTGCTGGACTCCCCCATCTGGTAACCCTGCGGCTGGCCCACAATCACCTGAGCAACCTTTCCCCCGGAACCTTCCGGAACGCAAGCGGTCTGCGCCACCTTGACCTTTCATCCAATCAGCTGAACAAGGTGGATAATCATTACTTCCAAGAGCTTGTGAGAATGGAGGAGTTGCTTCTCTTCAATAATCATATAGTTagagtggaaagccaagcactGATCAGCCTGAGCAACCTGCACAAGGTCTACCTCAGCCATAATCGTCTGACCGACTTCCCCTTCTTCTCCATTCAGGAGCACAGCCATCCTTTTCTTGTTACGCTGGACCTAAGCTCTAACCGTATGCCCAAGTTACCTGTTGAGGACATTGCAGCGTTGCCAGCTTCGATTCAAGGTGGACTATTCTTGCACAACAACAGCCTGATCTGTGAGTGTGCAATGTATAGCATGTTCAAACAATGGGAGCAAAAAAACTTCATTTCAGTCAGGGATTACCAAGTGGAGCATACATGCTTAGTATACGGGGAACCTCGAGCCTCAGTGCAGTTCCTTAAACACACTCGCTTCTTTGAAAACTGCACTGTAAAGGAACAGATCCAGTTGGGGGAAACAGAGAATATGAAAGTGGACGCAGGAGACTCGGTGTTGCTGGAATGTAAGACTTCACTGAAGGGGCAACAGCTTACCTACAAGTGGGTATCTCCTCACAAGGAATATATTGTGCTGCCAGGCAACAATGATACAATGCGAATGTATGCAAATGGAAGCCTGGAGATCACAGCGGTGCGAATAGAGGACTCTGGCGTGTACTGGTGCATGGCATTGGACCACCAACATTCCCGGAACGAGACATGGGAGGTTACCATCACTGTGACGACGCATTCTCACGATCCTGAGCCCTTCAACACCGGCTTTACTACCCTGCTAGGATGTGTGGTTAGCCTGGTACTGGTTCTTATATACCTTTATCTGACGCCCTGCCACTGCTGGTGCCGTAAGCAGCCACTGCCTGCAACACCAAGTCCAGCAAATGAATGCAGCGCCCAGTCTTCAATCCTGACGCCTACACCACCTGCCACCACGGAGGGTCCCGGCCGCAAG